The Dioscorea cayenensis subsp. rotundata cultivar TDr96_F1 chromosome 19, TDr96_F1_v2_PseudoChromosome.rev07_lg8_w22 25.fasta, whole genome shotgun sequence genome includes a window with the following:
- the LOC120250294 gene encoding UDP-N-acetylglucosamine transporter ROCK1 isoform X1 → MQGLRAPPMGSVDPPPRSGGAARGSEARKARVWLYLVLLTLQYGSQPLVSKRFVGKEAIVTSLVLACEVAKVICALILLAKEGSLKRSFNQWTLIGSLTASGLPAAIYALQNSLLQISYRNLDSLSFSILNQTKLIFTALFTYVILGHKQSRQQVGALVLLVIAAILLSIGEGSGKGSSGNNPDQVVLLGIIPVLVASVLSGLASSLCQWASQVKKHTSYLMTVEMSLIGSLCLLASTHKSPDGEAIRKFGFFHGWTIWTLVPVTMNAVGGILVGLVTAYAGGVRKGFVIVSALLVTALLQFVFDGKPPSHYCLLALPLVVTSIIIYQKYPYIERKKKD, encoded by the exons ATGCAAGGGCTTCGCGCGCCACCGATGGGTTCCGTCGATCCCCCGCCGCGCAGCGGTGGCGCCGCCCGCGGATCGGAAGCCCGGAAGGCGAGGGTTTGGCTCTACCTCGTGCTCCTCACACTCCAGTACGGCTCCCAGCCACTCGTCTCTAAGCGCTTCGTCGG GAAGGAAGCTATTGTGACTTCATTGGTTTTAGCATGTGAGGTAGCAAAG GTTATATGTGCACTAATTCTCCTAGCCAAAGAAGGCAGTTTGAAGAGGTCATTCAATCAGTGGACCTTGATTGGCTCATTGACTGCTTCAGGTCTTCCTGCGGCAATCTATGCCTTGCAGAACAGTTTGTTGCAGATTTCCTACAGGAATCTAGATTCACTCAGTTTCTCTATTCTAAACCAGACGAAATTGATTTTTACAGCATTATTTACATATGTTATTTTGGG GCATAAGCAATCTCGTCAGCAAGTCGGGGCCTTAGTCTTGCTTGTTATTGCTGCTATTCTTTTGAGTATTGGCGAGGGCTCTGGCAAAGGTTCCAGTGGTAATAACCCTGATCAAGTTGTACTGTTAGGAATCATTCCTGTGCTTGTTGCCTCTGTTCTCTCTGGCTTGGCTTCTTCTTTGTGCCAGTGGGCTTCTCAG GTAAAGAAACACACCTCATACTTGATGACAGTTGAAATGTCATTGATTGGAAGCTTGTGCTTGTTGGCAAGCACCCACAAATCACCTGATGGAGAGGCCATCAGAAAGTTTGGGTTCTTTCATGGGTGGACTATTTGGACCCTG GTTCCAGTTACAATGAATGCAGTTGGTGGGATTCTTGTGGGACTTGTCACAGCCTATGCTGGGGGTGTTCGAAAG GGTTTCGTGATCGTCTCAGCGTTACTTGTGACAGCACTGCTGCAGTTTGTCTTTGACGGCAAACCTCCATCGCATTACTGCCTCTTGGCACTGCCTCTCGTTGTCACAAGCATCATCATATATCAGAAATACCCGTATATCGAACGAAAGAAGAAAGACTAA
- the LOC120250294 gene encoding UDP-N-acetylglucosamine transporter ROCK1 isoform X2 has product MQGLRAPPMGSVDPPPRSGGAARGSEARKARVWLYLVLLTLQYGSQPLVSKRFVGKEAIVTSLVLACEVAKVICALILLAKEGSLKRSFNQWTLIGSLTASGLPAAIYALQNSLLQISYRHKQSRQQVGALVLLVIAAILLSIGEGSGKGSSGNNPDQVVLLGIIPVLVASVLSGLASSLCQWASQVKKHTSYLMTVEMSLIGSLCLLASTHKSPDGEAIRKFGFFHGWTIWTLVPVTMNAVGGILVGLVTAYAGGVRKGFVIVSALLVTALLQFVFDGKPPSHYCLLALPLVVTSIIIYQKYPYIERKKKD; this is encoded by the exons ATGCAAGGGCTTCGCGCGCCACCGATGGGTTCCGTCGATCCCCCGCCGCGCAGCGGTGGCGCCGCCCGCGGATCGGAAGCCCGGAAGGCGAGGGTTTGGCTCTACCTCGTGCTCCTCACACTCCAGTACGGCTCCCAGCCACTCGTCTCTAAGCGCTTCGTCGG GAAGGAAGCTATTGTGACTTCATTGGTTTTAGCATGTGAGGTAGCAAAG GTTATATGTGCACTAATTCTCCTAGCCAAAGAAGGCAGTTTGAAGAGGTCATTCAATCAGTGGACCTTGATTGGCTCATTGACTGCTTCAGGTCTTCCTGCGGCAATCTATGCCTTGCAGAACAGTTTGTTGCAGATTTCCTACAG GCATAAGCAATCTCGTCAGCAAGTCGGGGCCTTAGTCTTGCTTGTTATTGCTGCTATTCTTTTGAGTATTGGCGAGGGCTCTGGCAAAGGTTCCAGTGGTAATAACCCTGATCAAGTTGTACTGTTAGGAATCATTCCTGTGCTTGTTGCCTCTGTTCTCTCTGGCTTGGCTTCTTCTTTGTGCCAGTGGGCTTCTCAG GTAAAGAAACACACCTCATACTTGATGACAGTTGAAATGTCATTGATTGGAAGCTTGTGCTTGTTGGCAAGCACCCACAAATCACCTGATGGAGAGGCCATCAGAAAGTTTGGGTTCTTTCATGGGTGGACTATTTGGACCCTG GTTCCAGTTACAATGAATGCAGTTGGTGGGATTCTTGTGGGACTTGTCACAGCCTATGCTGGGGGTGTTCGAAAG GGTTTCGTGATCGTCTCAGCGTTACTTGTGACAGCACTGCTGCAGTTTGTCTTTGACGGCAAACCTCCATCGCATTACTGCCTCTTGGCACTGCCTCTCGTTGTCACAAGCATCATCATATATCAGAAATACCCGTATATCGAACGAAAGAAGAAAGACTAA
- the LOC120249429 gene encoding LOW QUALITY PROTEIN: copper-transporting ATPase PAA1, chloroplastic-like (The sequence of the model RefSeq protein was modified relative to this genomic sequence to represent the inferred CDS: deleted 2 bases in 1 codon) produces the protein MEVASLPGIPMLALSRTMRLASKSSLHRRLPLPPIRAQRLLPASISPLCSSFVGLRTPRERFLISFIGNVLRSAALARPGFACVSSSAAGFSGVAGGGAGEGFGGGRGGGGGDGSGGQSAGDGEVKSPLAVDAGEASGMGADVIILDVGGMSCGGCAASVKRILESQPMVSSASVNLATEMAVVWTTPEAKVSQNWKQQLGEKLAMHLTTCGFKSSLRDSARETFNGVFERKFNEKLQRLKQSGRELAVSWVLCAVCLVGHAAHFLGKSGPSWMHACHSTGFHVSLSLFTFLVLGRRLILDGLRSLFKGSPNMNTLVGLGALSSFAVSSVAALLPRLGWKTFFEEPIMLIAFVLLGKNLEQRAKLKATSDMTGLLSILPSKARLMVNNDTEQISSLVEVPCDTLAVGDHIVVLPGDRVPADGIVKAGRSTVDESSFTGEPMPVTKLPGASVTAGSINLNGTLTVEVRRPGGETAMGDIVRLVEEAQTREAPVQRLADKVAGHFTYGVMAFSAATFMFWSLFGSQLVPAAIYHGSPISLALQLSCSVLVVACPCALGLATPTAVLVGTSLGATKGLLLRGGNVLEKFAGVDTIVFDKTGTLTIGKPVVTSILTTQPEENKFSKKWTENEILNLAAGVESNTNHPVGKAITEAARAAGCHNVKATDGTFKEEPGSGAVATVEGKMVVVGTFSWLSRHGIHHPMPLEAELNNQSVVYVGVDGEFVGTIYLEDQIREDARQVVESLTKQGLSTYMLSGDRKSTAEYVASVVGIPKDKVLSGVKPEEKKRFICELQKGRKGVAMVGDGINDAAALASSDVGIAMGEGVGAASDVSSIVLMGNKLSQLIDALELSKLTMETVKQNLWWAFAYNIVGIPIAAGALLPVTGTMLTPSIAGALMGLSSVGVMTNSLLLRLKLGSNPETPK, from the exons ATGGAGGTTGCTTCGCTTCCCGGAATCCCTATGCTCGCCTTATCCAGAACCATGAGGCTCGCATCCAAATCCTCTCTCCACCGCCGCCTTCCGCTTCCTCCTATCCGAGCGCAGAGACTTCTCCCGGCTTCGATCTCACCTTTATGTTCCTCATTCGTTGGTTTGAGGACGCCCCGTGAGCGTTTCTTGATTTCGTTTATCGGGAATGTGCTGCGGAGTGCGGCTTTGGCGCGGCCTGGGTTTGCTTGTGTCTCGAGCTCTGCTGCGGGATTTTCTGGGGTTGCTGGAGGTGGTGCTGGTGAGGGGTTTGGAGGTGGGAgaggtggtggaggaggagatggtagtGGGGGTCAGAGTGCGGGAGATGGGGAGGTGAAGTCGCCTCTTGCTGTGGATGCTGGTGAGGCGTCGGGGATGGGTGCCGATGTGATTATCCTCGATGTTGGA GGAATGTCATGTGGTGGATGCGCTGCTAGTGTGAAGCGCATTTTGGAAAGTCag CCTATGGTGTCTTCTGCAAGTGTCAACCTTGCGACTGAGATGGCAGTTGTGTGGACTACCCCTGAAGCTAAGGTTTCCCAAAATTGGAAACAGCAATTGGGGGAGAAACTGGCAATGCATTTGACCACCTGCGGTTTCAAGTCCAGCCTCCGAG ATTCAGCGAGAGAAACCTTTAATGGAGTTTTTGAAAGGAAGTTCAATGAAAAGCTTCAACGCTTGAAGCAGAGTG GTAGAGAGCTTGCTGTATCCTGGGTATTATGTGCTGTGTGCCTTGTGGGGCATGCTGCTCATTTTCTAGGAAAAAGTGGGCCCTCGTGGATGCATGCCTGCCATTCCACTGGATTTCATGTATCACTATCTTTGTTTACGTTT TTGGTCCTGGGTCGTAGACTTATTCTTGATGGCTTGAGGAGTTTGTTCAAGGGCTCCCCTAATATGAATACTTTAGTTGGTTTAGGCGCTTTATCTTCTTTTGCTGTCAGCTCTGTTGCAGCTCTCTTACCTAGACTG GGATGGAAAACATTTTTCGAAGAACCAATAATGTTAATAGCATTTGTTCTGTTAGGAAAGAATCTTGAACAAAGAGCAAAACTAAAAGCCACCAGTGACATGACTGGACTTCTAAGCATTCTTCCATCAAAAGCACGCCTCATGGTGAATAATGATACTGAGCAAATTTCCTCACTTGTTGAGGTTCCTTGCGATACCCTCGCTGTTGGAGATCATATTGTTGTTCTACCAGGG GATCGTGTTCCAGCCGATGGAATTGTTAAAGCTGGAAGGAGCACTGTTGATGAATCAAGCTTCACCGGAGAGCCTATGCCAGTAACAAAACTTCCTGGG GCTAGTGTAACTGCTGGAAGTATTAACTTGAATGGCACACTTACAGTTGAAGTGAGAAGGCCTGGAGGTGAAACTGCCATGGGAGATATTGTTCGCTTGGTGGAAGAAGCACAAACAAGGGAAGCTCCTGTGCAACGGCTTGCTGACAAG GTTGCTGGACATTTTACTTATGGGGTTATGGCTTTCTCTGCTGCAACCTTTATGTTTTGGAGTTTGTTTGGTTCGCAACTTGTACCAGCTGCTATTTATCATGGGAGTCCTATATCTTTGGCATTGCAACTTTCCTGCAGTGTTTTG GTTGTTGCTTGTCCATGTGCACTTGGCCTTGCCACACCAACTGCCGTGCTG GTGGGAACATCCTTAGGAGCAACCAAAGGATTACTCTTACGAGGTGGAAATGTCCTTGAAAAATTTGCAGGTGTTGACACCATTGTATTTGACAAAACTGGGACTTTGACAATTGGGAAACCTGTGGTGACCAGCATTTTGACTACCCAACCTGAGGAAAATAAGTTTTCAAA AAAATGGacagaaaatgaaattttaaactTGGCTGCTGGAGTTGAATCAAATACAAATCATCCAGTTGGAAAAGCTATAACAGAAGCTGCTCGTGCTGCCGGTTGTCATAATGTGAAG GCCACTGATGGAACGTTTAAGGAGGAGCCTGGTTCTGGTGCGGTGGCTACCGTTGAGGGCAAGATGGTTGTGGTTGGGACATTTAGTTGGCTTAGCAG GCACGGAATTCATCACCCCATGCCATTAGAGGCAGAACTAAACAATCAATCGGTTGTATATGTGGGAGTTGATGGCGAGTTTGTTGGAACTATTTACCTTGAAGACCAAATCAGGGAAGATGCTCGACAAGTTGTTGAGTCCTTGACTAAGCAGGGACTATCCACTTATATGCTATCTGGAGACCGGAAGAGTACTGCTGAATATGTAGCATCAGTGGTTGGCATACCGAAGGACAAG GTGCTTTCAGGTGTCAAGccagaagaaaagaaaaggttcATATGTGAACTTCAGAAGGGGAGAAAAGGTGTTGCAATGGTTGGTGATGGTATTAATGATGCTGCTGCGTTGGCTTCTTCAGATGTTGGAATTGCCATGGGTGAAGGTGTTGGTGCAGCTAGTGATGTGTCGTCCATTGTCCTTATGGGAAACAAATTATCACAG TTGATTGATGCACTGGAATTGAGCAAATTGACAATGGAGACTGTCAAGCAAAATCTCTGGTGGGCGTTTGCATATAACATT GTTGGAATTCCGATCGCTGCTGGAGCATTGCTGCCGGTAACCGGAACAATGTTGACACCTTCTATTGCCGGAGCTCTAATGGGGTTGAGTTCAGTGGGAGTGATGACGAACTCTCTTCTTCTACGACTCAAGTTAGGCTCAAACCCAGAAACACCAAAATGA